In a genomic window of Bordetella petrii:
- the lipB gene encoding lipoyl(octanoyl) transferase LipB, whose protein sequence is MIKWLTRPADYAPVWQDMRAFTAGRGAATPDEVWLCEHAPVYTLGQAGKPEHLLNPGAIPVVMCDRGGQVTYHGPGQVVAYTLFDLRRAGLFVREYVRLLEDAAIGTLDDFGVPGACRKPGAPGVYVPLGPAGELAKIAALGIKIRNGYAYHGVALNVDMDLSPFLGINPCGYEGLVTVDMAACGVRRDLVDVGQRLAERLLAAMPEPAGATR, encoded by the coding sequence ATGATCAAGTGGCTGACCCGGCCGGCCGACTACGCGCCGGTATGGCAAGACATGCGGGCCTTCACGGCCGGGCGCGGCGCGGCCACGCCCGACGAGGTCTGGCTGTGCGAGCACGCGCCGGTGTACACGCTGGGCCAGGCCGGCAAGCCCGAACACCTGCTGAACCCCGGGGCCATTCCCGTGGTCATGTGCGATCGCGGGGGCCAGGTTACCTATCACGGGCCGGGGCAGGTGGTGGCCTATACCTTGTTCGACCTGCGCCGCGCGGGCCTGTTCGTGCGCGAATACGTGCGCCTGCTCGAAGACGCGGCCATCGGCACGCTGGACGATTTCGGCGTGCCGGGCGCCTGCCGCAAGCCCGGCGCGCCCGGGGTCTACGTGCCCCTCGGCCCGGCCGGCGAACTGGCCAAGATCGCCGCGCTGGGCATCAAAATCCGCAATGGCTATGCCTACCACGGGGTGGCGCTGAACGTCGACATGGACCTGTCGCCATTCCTGGGCATCAACCCGTGCGGCTATGAAGGCCTGGTTACTGTAGACATGGCTGCATGCGGCGTGCGGCGCGATCTGGTCGATGTCGGCCAGCGTCTGGCCGAGCGCCTGTTGGCCGCTATGCCGGAGCCCGCCGGCGCAACGCGCTAA
- a CDS encoding YbeD family protein — MRPIPPEESLIEYPSDFPIKVMGKQHPDFAQTMTDVVLQFDPRFDPATVEMRPSKGGNYIGLTFTVRATSREQLDNLYRALHGHPMVSIVL, encoded by the coding sequence ATGCGCCCCATCCCGCCCGAAGAATCGCTGATCGAGTACCCGTCTGACTTCCCCATCAAGGTCATGGGCAAGCAGCACCCCGATTTCGCTCAAACCATGACCGACGTGGTGCTGCAGTTCGATCCGCGCTTCGATCCGGCCACGGTCGAAATGCGGCCCAGCAAGGGCGGCAACTACATCGGCCTGACCTTCACCGTGCGCGCCACCTCGCGCGAGCAGCTCGACAACCTGTATCGCGCGCTGCACGGGCACCCCATGGTGTCCATCGTCCTGTAG
- a CDS encoding D-amino acid aminotransferase — translation MIPGMPGDSQVYLNGEFTRADQAKISVLDRGFIFGDGIYEVVPVYNGKPFRMTEHLDRLDRSLKALSIAQPMARAEWVELIGELARRSATATCIVYLQVTRGVYKRDHAFPKEAIRPTVFGMATVFNPPSAAQREQGVSLISIPDERWLHCEIKSVSLLGNVLARQQAVEAGADEVAQFRDGFLTEGSSSNIWVVSGGKLLAPPKNNLILEGIRYGLMGELAAEAGIAFEARRLSREEVAAADELLVTSATKEVLPATSYDGKPVGNGKPGPVYARLRAGYDARIAAL, via the coding sequence ATGATTCCGGGCATGCCGGGCGACAGCCAGGTGTATCTCAACGGTGAATTCACGCGGGCCGACCAGGCCAAGATCTCGGTGCTGGACCGGGGTTTCATTTTCGGCGACGGCATTTACGAGGTCGTGCCGGTGTACAACGGCAAGCCGTTTCGCATGACCGAGCACCTCGACCGCCTCGACCGCAGTCTGAAGGCGCTGAGCATCGCCCAGCCCATGGCGCGCGCCGAATGGGTCGAGCTCATCGGCGAGCTGGCGCGCCGTTCGGCCACGGCCACCTGCATCGTCTATTTGCAGGTGACGCGCGGCGTGTACAAGCGCGATCACGCGTTTCCCAAAGAAGCCATCCGCCCCACCGTGTTCGGCATGGCCACCGTGTTCAACCCGCCTTCGGCGGCGCAGCGCGAGCAGGGCGTCAGCCTGATCAGCATTCCCGACGAGCGCTGGCTGCATTGCGAGATCAAGTCGGTGTCGCTGCTGGGCAATGTGCTGGCCCGCCAGCAGGCGGTTGAAGCGGGCGCCGACGAAGTCGCGCAGTTCCGCGACGGCTTCCTGACCGAAGGCTCCTCCAGCAATATCTGGGTGGTGTCGGGCGGCAAGCTGCTGGCCCCGCCCAAGAACAACCTCATTCTCGAAGGCATCCGCTACGGCCTGATGGGCGAGCTGGCGGCCGAGGCCGGCATCGCTTTCGAGGCGCGCCGTCTGTCGCGCGAGGAAGTGGCCGCGGCCGACGAGCTGCTGGTGACCTCGGCCACCAAGGAAGTCCTGCCCGCCACGAGCTACGACGGCAAGCCGGTCGGCAACGGCAAGCCCGGCCCCGTTTATGCACGGCTGCGGGCGGGGTATGATGCCCGTATCGCCGCCCTGTAG
- a CDS encoding D-alanyl-D-alanine carboxypeptidase family protein: protein MKNNRSLPSSVAFSRRALAGAVLSALMAASAPAWAQQQPAAPTAGTAPAAADTTPVAELSSVPAPTIAARAWITIDASSGQVLAAANPDMQIEPASLTKIMTAYVVFNALKEKRITLEQQVPVSEHAWRTGGSRMFIEPRKPVTVDELIQGMIVQSGNDASVALAEAVGGSESAFAALMNQEAERLGLKRTHFMNATGLPDPQHVTTVADLAVLSAALINDHPDYYHYYKQKEFTYNKITQPNRNRLLWADPSVDGMKTGHTDAAGYCLVSTALRGDRRVLTVLAGADSEATRAEESLKLLNWSFQNFDTVQLYGKSQPGLDVRVWEGTVETVKLGPPHPVSLTVPRGKAGDIKPVAQHTDPLVAPLSKGQQVGTLQLTLDGKVLRTEPLVVQDDVERAGFFGRLVDMVKRKLQ, encoded by the coding sequence ATGAAAAACAATCGTTCCCTTCCGTCTTCTGTTGCGTTTTCCCGCCGCGCGTTGGCCGGCGCCGTGTTGTCGGCGTTGATGGCGGCATCCGCGCCTGCCTGGGCGCAGCAGCAGCCGGCAGCGCCGACGGCCGGCACCGCGCCCGCGGCGGCGGACACGACGCCGGTGGCGGAATTGTCGTCGGTGCCCGCGCCCACCATCGCGGCGCGCGCCTGGATCACCATCGATGCCAGCAGCGGCCAGGTGCTGGCGGCGGCCAATCCCGACATGCAGATCGAGCCGGCCTCGCTCACCAAGATCATGACCGCCTACGTGGTGTTCAATGCGCTGAAAGAAAAGCGCATCACCCTCGAACAGCAGGTGCCGGTGTCGGAACACGCGTGGCGCACCGGCGGTTCGCGCATGTTCATCGAGCCCCGCAAGCCGGTCACGGTCGACGAGCTCATTCAGGGCATGATCGTGCAATCGGGCAACGACGCCTCGGTGGCGCTGGCCGAGGCCGTGGGCGGCAGCGAATCCGCCTTTGCCGCGCTGATGAACCAGGAAGCCGAGCGCCTGGGCCTGAAGCGCACGCATTTCATGAACGCCACCGGATTGCCCGACCCGCAACACGTCACCACCGTGGCCGACCTGGCGGTGTTGTCGGCCGCGCTCATCAACGACCACCCCGACTACTACCACTACTACAAGCAGAAAGAATTCACCTACAACAAGATCACGCAGCCCAACCGCAATCGCCTGTTGTGGGCCGACCCCTCGGTCGACGGCATGAAAACCGGCCATACTGATGCGGCCGGCTACTGCCTGGTGTCGACCGCGCTGCGCGGCGACCGCCGCGTGCTTACCGTGCTGGCCGGCGCCGACAGCGAAGCCACCCGCGCCGAAGAAAGCCTGAAGCTGCTGAACTGGAGCTTCCAGAACTTCGACACGGTGCAGCTGTACGGCAAGAGCCAGCCCGGGCTGGACGTGCGCGTCTGGGAAGGCACGGTCGAAACCGTCAAGCTGGGGCCGCCCCATCCTGTGTCGCTGACCGTGCCGCGCGGCAAGGCGGGCGACATCAAGCCGGTGGCGCAGCACACCGATCCGCTGGTGGCCCCGCTGTCCAAGGGCCAGCAGGTCGGCACGCTGCAGCTCACGCTCGACGGCAAGGTGCTGCGCACCGAACCGCTGGTGGTGCAAGACGACGTCGAACGGGCCGGCTTCTTCGGCCGGCTGGTCGACATGGTCAAGCGCAAGCTGCAATAA
- a CDS encoding alpha/beta hydrolase: MPAHTETLSFTGEAGLIDCAVDWPADPPRGWALVLHPHSLQGGARDNKVVTTVARACVQHGLVAVRPDLRGVGKSEGEFDKARGETRDMLALVAQMRERYPELAGAPWVLGGFSFGTAVAAQTYAGLAEAGDAALPVALMLMGAAVQRFQEREIEVPADTLMVHGEQDEVVPLSETLDWARPRDVPVVVVPGASHFFHGKLLVLRALVQARLKVALD; encoded by the coding sequence ATGCCTGCACATACCGAAACCCTGTCCTTTACCGGCGAAGCCGGCCTTATCGATTGCGCCGTCGACTGGCCGGCCGACCCGCCGCGCGGCTGGGCGCTGGTGCTGCACCCGCATTCCCTGCAGGGCGGCGCGCGCGACAACAAGGTCGTCACCACCGTCGCGCGCGCATGCGTGCAGCATGGCCTGGTCGCGGTGCGCCCGGATCTCCGCGGCGTGGGCAAGTCAGAGGGCGAATTCGACAAGGCGCGCGGCGAAACCCGCGACATGCTGGCGCTGGTGGCGCAAATGCGCGAGCGGTATCCCGAACTGGCCGGCGCGCCCTGGGTGCTGGGGGGCTTTTCGTTCGGCACCGCGGTGGCCGCGCAAACCTATGCCGGCCTGGCCGAAGCCGGCGATGCGGCCTTGCCCGTGGCACTGATGCTGATGGGAGCCGCGGTACAGCGCTTCCAGGAACGCGAGATCGAGGTGCCGGCCGATACGCTGATGGTGCACGGCGAACAGGACGAGGTGGTGCCATTGTCCGAAACGCTCGACTGGGCGCGCCCGCGCGACGTGCCGGTGGTGGTGGTGCCGGGCGCCTCGCATTTCTTCCATGGCAAGCTGCTGGTGCTGCGCGCGCTGGTGCAGGCGCGCCTGAAAGTGGCGCTGGATTAA
- a CDS encoding biotin--[acetyl-CoA-carboxylase] ligase — protein sequence MLTDVRHTDLPAPDALARELSARLDGFQSIGWTASTGSTNADLLARARASGGSWLLGTHLQQAGRGRAGRPWQNRSGAALMFSCAFPVRMPANRLPALSPLAGLAACEALRSLAGGAAGLGVKWPNDVQWHDAKLAGVLVESARDPAVPGGYIVVIGMGVNLRDADTLSRALDRAVADWTCVVEQAGCAPVSAADIVCAAATAWRDAVRDLEAHGFAPFRARFHAVDALAGRAVNVVDQGAVLFSGTANGLDEQGRLLVQTGGGLTPVSVGEISIRPAAGLPESRA from the coding sequence ATGCTTACTGATGTCCGCCACACCGACCTGCCCGCGCCCGATGCGCTGGCGCGCGAGCTGTCCGCGCGGCTCGATGGCTTCCAGTCCATCGGCTGGACGGCCAGCACCGGGTCCACCAACGCCGACCTGCTGGCGCGCGCGCGCGCCAGCGGCGGGTCGTGGCTGCTGGGCACGCACCTGCAGCAAGCCGGCCGGGGCCGGGCCGGGCGCCCCTGGCAGAACCGTTCGGGGGCGGCCTTGATGTTCTCGTGCGCCTTTCCCGTGCGCATGCCCGCCAACCGCCTGCCTGCCCTGTCGCCACTGGCCGGCCTGGCCGCCTGCGAGGCGCTGCGCTCGCTGGCGGGCGGCGCCGCCGGGCTAGGCGTCAAGTGGCCCAACGACGTGCAGTGGCACGATGCCAAGCTGGCCGGCGTGCTGGTCGAATCCGCCCGCGATCCGGCCGTGCCCGGCGGCTACATCGTGGTCATCGGCATGGGCGTGAACCTGCGCGATGCCGACACCCTGTCGCGGGCGCTGGACCGCGCGGTAGCCGATTGGACCTGCGTGGTCGAACAGGCCGGCTGCGCGCCGGTCAGCGCCGCCGACATCGTCTGCGCCGCCGCCACCGCGTGGCGCGACGCGGTGCGCGACCTCGAAGCGCATGGCTTCGCGCCCTTTCGCGCGCGCTTTCACGCGGTGGACGCCCTGGCCGGCCGCGCAGTCAACGTCGTAGACCAAGGCGCGGTGCTGTTCAGCGGCACGGCAAACGGACTTGACGAACAAGGCCGCCTGCTCGTGCAAACCGGCGGCGGGCTGACGCCCGTGTCGGTGGGTGAAATCTCGATCCGGCCGGCGGCCGGCCTGCCCGAGAGCCGCGCATGA
- a CDS encoding type III pantothenate kinase: MILLIDSGNSRLKVGWLDNGAREPAAVAFDNLDPHALGDWLGTLSRKPTLALGVNVAGAERGEGIRAALAGHGCPVHWITSRPQLLGLRNGYTQPAQLGADRLVSLLGVRSRLAQTHPPFVLASFGTATTIDTVGPDNAFAGGLILPGPALMRSSLARGTANLPLADGPVVDFPVDTHQAIASGIAAAQAGAVVRQWLAACRHYGCAADIYVAGGGWPEVQQETERLLAQAAAIAGAPPLPAYLDRPVLDGLALLAAQPDPQSL; this comes from the coding sequence ATGATCTTGCTGATCGACTCCGGCAACAGCCGCCTGAAGGTCGGCTGGCTGGATAACGGCGCGCGCGAACCCGCGGCCGTGGCTTTCGACAATCTCGACCCGCACGCCCTGGGAGACTGGCTGGGCACCCTGTCGCGCAAGCCGACGCTGGCGCTGGGGGTGAACGTGGCCGGCGCCGAACGCGGCGAAGGCATCCGTGCCGCCCTGGCGGGCCACGGCTGTCCGGTGCACTGGATCACCTCGCGCCCGCAGTTGCTGGGGCTGCGCAACGGCTACACCCAGCCGGCCCAGTTGGGAGCCGACCGCCTGGTTTCGCTGCTGGGTGTGCGCAGCCGCCTGGCGCAAACGCACCCGCCGTTCGTGCTGGCCTCGTTCGGCACGGCCACCACCATCGATACCGTGGGGCCCGACAACGCTTTTGCCGGCGGCCTGATTCTGCCCGGGCCGGCGCTAATGCGTAGCTCGCTGGCGCGCGGCACCGCCAACCTGCCCCTGGCCGACGGGCCGGTGGTCGATTTTCCGGTCGACACCCACCAGGCCATCGCCTCGGGCATCGCCGCCGCCCAGGCCGGCGCCGTCGTGCGCCAGTGGCTGGCGGCCTGCCGGCATTACGGATGCGCCGCCGATATTTATGTGGCCGGCGGCGGCTGGCCCGAGGTACAACAAGAAACCGAGCGGCTGTTGGCCCAGGCCGCCGCCATCGCGGGCGCACCGCCCCTGCCCGCCTACCTGGACCGCCCGGTGCTGGACGGCCTGGCGCTGCTGGCCGCGCAACCCGACCCGCAATCCCTGTGA
- a CDS encoding 3-deoxy-D-manno-octulosonic acid transferase, translating into MRRGAYTLALRAAAPLVWLWMARRARRAGGEWGIFSGARFGRPDPAGPAPFARSPVWVHAVSLGETRAAQPLVQALLDRGLPVLLTHTTATGRAEGARLFAAAIAAGQLRQTWLPYDFPGAVYGFLQRYTPRCGLLIEREVWPNLLAQARRQGVQMALVSARFSASSLRQAGWMGQALRDALAGLDAVLAQTPEDARRLEQAGARHVRVTGNLKFDLALPAGQVQAGRAWRQALGRPVVAVASTREGEDAMFAQAMRARAGGGRPVLYVLIPRHPQRFDEAEARLREAGLSCVRRSRAGAPAEALPPVAGDVDVVLGDTLGEMAFYCAAADVAIVAGSFAPLGGQNLIEACAAGVPVVVGPHTFNFKQAAQDAVAAGAVLRAADAPAALDAALALLDDDERRQAMGRAARNWSASHAGATERTLQALEEWLET; encoded by the coding sequence ATGCGGCGCGGCGCGTACACCCTGGCATTGCGCGCGGCTGCCCCGCTGGTGTGGCTGTGGATGGCGCGGCGCGCCAGGCGCGCCGGCGGCGAATGGGGCATTTTCTCGGGGGCGCGCTTCGGGCGGCCCGATCCGGCCGGACCCGCGCCGTTTGCCCGGTCGCCGGTGTGGGTGCATGCGGTCAGTCTGGGCGAAACCCGCGCCGCCCAGCCGCTGGTGCAGGCGCTGCTGGATCGGGGTCTGCCCGTACTGCTGACCCACACCACCGCCACTGGCCGGGCCGAGGGCGCGCGCTTGTTCGCGGCCGCCATCGCGGCCGGCCAGTTGCGCCAGACCTGGCTGCCTTACGATTTTCCCGGCGCCGTCTATGGCTTTCTGCAGCGCTACACGCCGCGCTGCGGGCTGCTTATCGAGCGCGAAGTATGGCCCAACCTGCTGGCGCAGGCGCGCCGGCAAGGGGTGCAAATGGCGTTGGTCAGCGCGCGGTTTTCCGCGTCGTCGCTGCGCCAGGCTGGCTGGATGGGCCAGGCCCTGCGCGATGCGCTGGCAGGCCTGGATGCCGTGCTCGCCCAGACGCCGGAAGACGCCCGGCGCCTGGAGCAGGCCGGCGCGCGCCATGTGCGGGTAACCGGCAACCTGAAGTTCGATTTGGCCTTGCCCGCCGGGCAGGTGCAGGCAGGCCGAGCCTGGCGGCAGGCGCTGGGGAGGCCCGTGGTGGCGGTGGCCAGCACGCGCGAGGGCGAAGATGCGATGTTTGCGCAGGCCATGCGGGCCCGTGCAGGCGGCGGCCGGCCCGTGCTGTATGTGCTGATCCCCCGGCATCCGCAGCGTTTCGACGAGGCCGAGGCGCGGTTGCGTGAAGCCGGGTTGTCGTGCGTGCGGCGTTCCCGCGCTGGCGCGCCGGCCGAGGCGCTGCCGCCGGTGGCTGGCGACGTCGACGTGGTGCTAGGCGACACGCTCGGCGAAATGGCCTTCTACTGCGCCGCCGCCGACGTGGCCATTGTGGCGGGCAGTTTCGCGCCGTTGGGCGGGCAAAACCTGATCGAAGCCTGCGCTGCCGGCGTGCCGGTGGTGGTGGGGCCGCATACTTTCAATTTCAAGCAGGCGGCGCAAGACGCCGTGGCGGCGGGGGCCGTGCTGCGCGCCGCCGATGCGCCTGCCGCGCTGGACGCCGCCCTGGCGCTGCTGGACGACGACGAGCGTCGCCAGGCCATGGGCCGCGCGGCGCGGAACTGGTCGGCCAGCCATGCGGGAGCTACCGAGCGCACCCTGCAGGCGCTTGAAGAATGGCTTGAGACCTAG
- the waaC gene encoding lipopolysaccharide heptosyltransferase I, whose product MATRILIVRTSSLGDLVHMLPAISDIARHVPDAVIDWVAEEAFAEIPGWHPAVHEVIKVAHRRWRKAWWSAPVKAERRALAERLRAVQYDVVLDMQALLKSAWLVRQTRGVRHGLDWRSAREPLASLFYQERHRVDFWQPAVIRQRKLAALAFGYTYSGPPDFGLQAFAQQAQAQAEACAASREDCARPHHHLNTDHGYAVIMPSASRDDKLWPEDDWRAVFTRVREAGCTLRLLAGNAQEAERAHALVAGLDGVQVLPRMDLTAIARQLAGARIMVGLDSGLTHLSAALGRPTVGIYRASTPVRTPLIGSNFTASLGDRGAPPSREAVLASVEQALAAS is encoded by the coding sequence ATGGCAACCCGCATTCTTATCGTCCGTACCTCCTCGCTCGGCGATCTGGTGCACATGCTGCCGGCTATTTCCGACATTGCCCGCCATGTGCCCGACGCCGTCATCGACTGGGTCGCGGAAGAGGCATTCGCCGAAATCCCAGGCTGGCACCCGGCCGTGCACGAGGTCATCAAGGTGGCCCATCGGCGCTGGCGCAAGGCCTGGTGGTCGGCACCCGTGAAGGCCGAGCGGCGCGCCCTGGCCGAGCGGCTGCGCGCGGTCCAGTACGACGTCGTGCTCGACATGCAGGCCCTGCTGAAATCGGCCTGGCTGGTGCGGCAGACGCGCGGCGTGCGCCATGGGCTCGACTGGCGTTCGGCCCGCGAGCCGCTGGCTTCGCTGTTCTACCAAGAGCGCCATCGCGTCGACTTCTGGCAGCCGGCGGTGATCCGCCAGCGCAAGCTGGCCGCGCTGGCTTTTGGTTACACCTACAGCGGACCGCCCGACTTCGGCCTGCAGGCGTTCGCGCAACAGGCCCAGGCGCAGGCCGAGGCCTGCGCGGCGTCGCGCGAAGACTGCGCGCGCCCCCATCATCACCTGAACACCGATCACGGATACGCGGTCATCATGCCGTCGGCCAGCCGTGACGACAAACTCTGGCCCGAAGACGACTGGCGCGCCGTGTTCACCCGCGTGCGCGAGGCTGGCTGCACCCTGCGCCTGCTGGCCGGCAACGCCCAGGAGGCCGAACGCGCCCACGCCCTGGTGGCCGGCCTGGACGGTGTACAGGTGCTGCCACGCATGGACCTGACCGCCATCGCCCGCCAGCTGGCGGGCGCGCGCATCATGGTGGGGCTGGACAGCGGCCTGACCCATCTGTCGGCCGCGCTGGGCCGGCCCACGGTGGGCATCTACCGGGCGTCCACGCCGGTACGCACGCCCCTGATCGGCTCGAATTTCACCGCCAGCCTGGGCGACCGCGGCGCGCCGCCGTCGCGCGAGGCGGTGCTGGCCTCGGTTGAACAGGCCCTGGCGGCCAGCTGA
- a CDS encoding IS3 family transposase (programmed frameshift) — MGNPRARYTQEFMLEAVRMVRGGQSMAAVAKILGISPKTLHNWVKADAAGKLNGAGKQVSPEQMEIARLRAELARVKMERDILGKSHGVLCEGVGMKYAWIELHSRQWPVSLSCQVLGVSPSGYHARKVRDVDTDRPRRRISNDALLVHIKAVHAESKGEYGWPRVWKQLLVQGIRVSKDRVQRLMKLHGIKAKTKRRFKVTTDSKHSLPVAPDLLQRDFSPARPDQVWTTDITYIWTDEGWLFLTVILDLFSRQVVGWSMQPHMRTELVSDALRMAWFRRRPQAGLILHSDRGSQYCSHDFQDLLKGYGMRSSMSRRGNCWDNAPTESLWGSLKRARILGQRFATRREAMDEVIDWLSFYNHSRLHSTLGYVSPMQFERDWYAAQNQRVA; from the exons ATGGGTAATCCGAGAGCTCGATATACGCAGGAATTCATGCTGGAAGCCGTGCGCATGGTCCGCGGCGGCCAGAGCATGGCGGCGGTGGCGAAGATACTGGGCATCAGCCCGAAGACGCTGCACAACTGGGTGAAGGCCGATGCCGCTGGGAAGCTGAACGGCGCAGGCAAACAGGTTTCTCCAGAACAGATGGAGATTGCCCGGCTGCGCGCGGAGTTGGCACGCGTGAAGATGGAGCGCGACATATTGG GGAAAAGCCACGGCGTACTTTGCGAAGGTGTCGGCATGAAGTACGCCTGGATCGAGCTTCACAGCCGACAATGGCCGGTGTCCCTGAGCTGCCAGGTGCTGGGTGTCAGCCCCAGCGGTTACCACGCGCGCAAGGTGCGGGATGTCGATACTGACCGACCGCGCCGACGCATCAGCAACGACGCTCTGCTGGTGCACATCAAGGCCGTGCACGCTGAATCCAAAGGCGAGTACGGCTGGCCGCGCGTGTGGAAGCAACTGCTGGTCCAGGGCATTCGCGTCAGCAAGGATCGTGTCCAGCGGCTCATGAAGCTGCACGGCATCAAGGCGAAGACCAAACGCCGGTTCAAGGTCACGACCGACAGCAAACACAGCCTGCCGGTCGCACCGGACCTGCTGCAACGAGACTTCTCTCCCGCGCGTCCCGACCAGGTCTGGACTACGGACATCACGTACATCTGGACGGACGAGGGTTGGCTGTTTCTGACCGTCATTCTCGACCTGTTCAGCCGTCAGGTGGTGGGCTGGTCGATGCAGCCGCACATGCGCACGGAGCTGGTGTCTGATGCGCTGCGTATGGCGTGGTTTCGCCGCCGTCCGCAAGCGGGCCTGATCCTCCACAGTGACCGTGGCAGCCAGTATTGCAGTCATGACTTCCAGGACCTGCTCAAGGGCTACGGCATGCGCAGTTCGATGAGCCGTCGAGGCAATTGCTGGGACAACGCACCGACCGAGAGCCTGTGGGGATCGCTCAAGCGTGCACGCATCCTCGGCCAGCGCTTTGCAACGCGTCGCGAAGCGATGGACGAGGTAATCGACTGGTTGAGCTTCTACAATCATTCGCGCTTGCACTCGACGTTGGGCTACGTCAGCCCGATGCAATTCGAGCGGGACTGGTACGCCGCCCAGAACCAACGGGTGGCATAA
- a CDS encoding acyltransferase: MATIHPTAIVDEGARIGAHSRIWHWVHICGGAEIGEGCSLGQNVFVGNRVRIGNRVKIQNNVSVYDNVFLEDDVFCGPSMVFTNVYNPRAAIERKSEYRDTIVRQGATLGANCTVVCGATIGRYAFVGAGAVVNKDVPDFALVVGVPARQIGWMSRHGEQLDLPLRGNAEATCPHTGERYILTDGVCRLA; the protein is encoded by the coding sequence ATGGCCACTATCCATCCTACCGCCATCGTCGACGAAGGCGCCCGCATCGGCGCCCATTCCCGTATCTGGCACTGGGTACACATCTGCGGCGGCGCCGAAATCGGCGAAGGCTGCTCGCTGGGCCAGAACGTGTTCGTGGGCAACCGGGTGCGCATCGGCAACCGCGTGAAAATCCAGAACAACGTGTCGGTCTACGACAACGTCTTCCTGGAAGACGACGTGTTCTGCGGCCCCAGCATGGTGTTCACCAATGTGTACAACCCGCGCGCGGCCATCGAGCGCAAGAGCGAGTACCGCGACACCATCGTGCGTCAGGGCGCCACCCTGGGCGCCAACTGCACCGTGGTATGCGGCGCCACCATCGGCCGCTACGCCTTCGTGGGCGCCGGCGCCGTGGTCAACAAAGACGTGCCCGACTTCGCGCTAGTGGTGGGCGTACCGGCGCGCCAGATCGGCTGGATGAGCCGCCACGGCGAACAGCTCGACCTGCCTCTGCGCGGCAACGCCGAAGCCACCTGTCCTCACACGGGCGAGCGCTACATACTCACTGACGGCGTATGCCGACTGGCCTGA